One segment of Macrotis lagotis isolate mMagLag1 chromosome 1, bilby.v1.9.chrom.fasta, whole genome shotgun sequence DNA contains the following:
- the LOC141522887 gene encoding large ribosomal subunit protein uL15-like produces the protein MATATATWASTGSTPGDAATREACTIMVSTSTNIIQVTSDQSYCPTVNLDKLWTLVSEQARINMAKTQEGRAPIIDAVRWGYYRLPKQPVIVKAKFFSRRTEEEIKGVGGVYVLVA, from the coding sequence ATGGCCACGGCCACGGCCACATGGGCAAGCACCGGAAGCACCCCGGGGGACGCGGCAACGCGGGAGGCCTGCACCATCATGGTATCAACTTCGACAAATATCATCCAGGTTACTTCAGACCAAAGCTACTGCCCAACTGTCAACCTTGATAAGCTGTGGACACTGGTCAGTGAGCAGGCCAGGATCAATATGGCCAAAACCCAGGAGGGGCGTGCTCCCATCATTGATGCTGTTCGGTGGGGATACTACAGACTCCCCAAGCAGCCTGTCATCGTGAAGGCAAAGTTCTTCAGCAGaagaacagaggaagaaattaaaggggTTGGTGGAGTCTATGT